In the Gorilla gorilla gorilla isolate KB3781 chromosome 1, NHGRI_mGorGor1-v2.1_pri, whole genome shotgun sequence genome, AACCTAAGCCCCCAGCACCCCCTCACCCCCGGCCAGGCCCTTCCCCGCACACTCTGCCTCGCACCCCCATCAAGACCCCTGGAGTTCGAAGGGACCAGgggagaggaaaaagaggagCAGACACCTCTGGGAAAACCCAACACAAAGgctgaaggagggaaggaaaggaaggcagaCAGGCAGCCATTTTAAGAGAGAAGAGCCAGACAATGGCAGCTCCCCAGCAGTGGGGGCCCGGGACTGAGGGGAGCCCAAGGCTGTGGCCCGCTCACCGCAGCCGCCACCCACCCCCAGGACCACGCTcgccccagccccctccccactcagCTGTGTACCTGAGGGGTCCGGGCGAGCGGCTGCCCCCCGCCGCCGCTGCTCCCGGGGCTCATGGGCGCGTGGTGGCTCCTTTGTTGGGCCCCTCCCGAGGCGGCCGCCGCCGCAGCTGCCGCCGCCGCAGCCCCCCAACACTGCGAGGCCATGTCCGCCGGGCCCTTGCCGGCGCCCCCGTCCTGGGGCCCGCCACTGTAGTCGCCCCCGGGGTAGCCCTGGTAGCCCCGGGCCGAGCTGGGCGACGTGAGCAGTTGGTTGAGGGTGGGGGTGGCGGTGGGCTGGGGAGTTCCCCCGCCGGCCGCGGAGGGGCCGCCTCCCCCCATGGCCCCGAAGCGCTGCTGAGCGAAGGACGAAGACGACGAGGAGGCGGAGGCGCTGGAGGAGGGAGGCGGCTTGGAGCCGGCAGCCGCCGCCGCGCCGGAGCCCGGAGTGCCACCTCTCGGGGAGCTCAGCGCGTAGGCCGGGGCGGGCGGGGGGTAGGCGCTGCGGTTGGGGTAGTAGGAGTTGTACTGGTGGTTGGGGAAGCCGTGGTCGTGAGAGTTCTGCTGGGGCCCCGCGTAGGGCTCCaggcccccgccgccgccgctctGCAGCGCTGCCAGGCCAGGGCTTTGTTGTCCGCCATGTTGTTGGTGGAAGACGGCGGCCGCGGCGGCGGCGACGGCAGACGGGCTCCGGCCGTAGGGTTGCCCGAAGCCGTAGGCTGGGGGCGGCAAGGCGGCCGCGGCTGAGTGAGGAGGCGCCCCCACCCCATCGCTgctgccgccaccgccgccgccgggCGGCTCCGTGAGGTTATTGTTCAGGGCGGGCCTAGGGCCCGCGTTCCCGTTCGAGTTCTTCAGGTCCGGCTCCGCGCCGGGCCCGCCGCCGCTGCCggctccgccgccgccgccacccccATTGCTCTCGGCCCCGTCCTGCAGCTCCTTTCCCAGCGGCTGCGGCGGCCCCACGGCGGGGCCCTCGCTTTCCTGCCCGGCGGCTGCCTTCATTTCCCCGCGCTcggccgctgccgccgccgccgccgccgcctcgccCCCCGCCTCCTCCCGCTGCTGCTGCTCGGCTTTCTTCAGCTCcgagggcggcggcggcggcgggttgcccaggctgctggcgGCGGCGGGGGCGACCTGCGCGGCCATGATCCCCGCTGTCTCGTCCGCGGAGAGACCCGGCCCTGTCTTCGTCTTCTCCCCCCCTCCCACCCCGCCCCGGGGCCGAGTCCCCCGGGCTGCCCTCCCCACCCGCCCGGGCGGGCCTCGCGGGGCTCCGCTGCTGCGCTGCGCTCGCTCCTCTCCCCCCCGCCCCGCCGGCTCAGGCTCCGGGCTGGCggcggcggaggaggaggaggcggcggcggccgaGGCGCCGGCGGCTCAGCTGCTCCCGGCTCTGTAGGCTCGGGACCCGGCTCTCCCGGCTCATTCCCCCCAAGCCCTTGCCTGGGAATGAGGGGGGCGGTGGAGGCTCCGCTCCCCAGGGCCTGGCCCCGCTGTGACTCTCCGCTTTCTGCTGCcggagaaaggaggagggagggagggagggaggcgagggggagggggcggggagggagggagggagcggggGGAGGGGGACCCGGGACGGGCGGGCTGGAGGGCGCGCGGCACCAGCCGGGGCGCCGGGAGCCAGAGTCAGAGCGCGGGCCGAGCCCGGCGCCCTGCCTCCCCTCGCCAGCCGCGGCTTGGGTCGAGGTTGCTGCGCGGCAGCGGGCGGGCGAGCAAGCGGTCGGCCGGACTGAGCGGCTAGAGCGCCCCACTCTCCTCCGAGTCCCCCTCACTCCGACACGAGGCTCAGCACTGCCATTTTACCCAGCGCCGTCGCGGCCGCCTGGCAAACCCGGAGTGGAGAGCGGAGCGGGCGCAGGCCGTGGAACGGACTCGCTCCCTTCCCCTCAcaaaggaggaggggagagaacaAGCCGCGGCGGCGGCAGGCCCTCAGCCGCTTTCGCTAGGCAGCGCCGCCGCCGAAGGCTTCGGAGAAAACCCGGCCCGGAGCCCGCGCATCTCTGGAGCCTGCGCCGCCTCCCTCCCGGCGTCCCTATCCAGGTCTGTCCCCTCCCGGCCGTACCGAGGGGAGCGGGCAGCGTGAACTTTACCCGCGGCTGCAAAATTGGCCAGAGCCTGAGACCGCGGCCGCCTCGGCCGAGCCCTGACCCCCTGGCAGCGGGCCCGGTCCGTTGGCTGCTGCTTAGCACCTCTACAGCACTTTTCGTCTTCAAAGCCTTCTACGGACCCCGCTAAAGACCCAATCTTTTTTACCCTCTTTGCAAGCCCGAAGGAATGACTGATCATTGTTCAGACGATTCGTTTCCCACTCGCCTGCCCTCATTAGCCGGTCCTTACAAGGCTCTGGGGGCATGAGGTCcggattatccccattttacagaattgAAAGAGAGGGGAGGGAACTGCCTGTCACTTAAAGTCAGAGGGCAGAGGAGGGTGACTTTAAAAAGAAGTGGAGTCACCAAAGCTGCCTTCGGTCtacttgcctttaaaaaaaaaaaaaaatcaagttgtgAGCACATTCAACAATGGGATCAGAATATCAAAATGGATTTGAAGTCAAAACTGATCATCTCACCACTAACTTAAAATGGAGGCCACTGAAGTTGCTTTAGGAGTATAGAACAGTTACCCAGCAGGAAAACCTAAACACCGTTTCTCACTCCCTCTTAAGAAAACTTAGCCTACCATGACCAGTAGCCCCAGTCTCCAAAGACAGTACCTTCTAATACTGAAAACCCACAGAAGAGGCTCCAGGGACTGCAGGAACCTGAGTGTTCAAACCATTACAGAAGAGAGATGCAGAAAATGGAAACCATTTTCTCCTTGAAGAAAAGGCACAGTCCAACAAGTCACTTAGAAAATGGATGCTTGTCAGATTTGTTTTCTATCCTGTAGCGTAAAGATTGTTTAAAGTTTACCATTACGTTCTAAGAGACACCGATTGAGCTGGAGTTGGGTAGAAGGCCAGGTTTATCTGAAAAGATCGACATACACGGAAAGCTCCAGTGTTCTCCTGATCTACAGGCCCCACCAAATCCCAGCAGCAGCCTTTTCTGCCTCAGGCTGACTTGGAATGTTCTGATATGACAGGCTACAAAAGCCAGAGGGGATTCCAGCTCCTCACCAGACCCAAGGCTGCCTTGGGAAAGGCCCAGGCCAGTGTTCCTAGACACCAGGATCTCTTTTCCCCCTCAGATTTTGTAAAGGGAGACTTCATGGCCACAGGAGCATTATCTTAGATTATGCAGGACCCGGGAATGCTGGCAATGTCCCTGGTCACTATGAATAATTCCAAAGCCTGAACTCATTTCTCTCCCCAAGAAAACTTACTGCATCCTACACCAGAAAGGCAAAATCTTCCTGTTAATCTAAGAGtgatgagatttaaaaaaaaaaaaaaatcccacagttttattcttctcccctcccccggCCTCAAGCCAAGAACCAAACCAGCCTACCAAGAAGATCCGACTGACTGGTATGGGCCAGTGCCCTCTTTTCACTCACAGTCCTCAGGGGCAACAACTCTCCCCGGTGCATTAGGTCCTAGAAACCAAATTATAGGCTGCCTCATAAATAGAGCTTGGCTATTTAATCAACTGCCCCTGAGCTGGCAAACAGTCCTGAGTCCTGCACACAAATGAGGATTTTTTTACATGCAATTACTCTGCCATTTTCCTCAGAGCTGGGGTGTAATGGGAAACCTGGAGCCCAGTGAAAATCTGGAAGCTAGAATGGATTTCTCTCCAAAGAAAGCCTTCATCCCCTTTCTTCAATGGCTGCGAAATATGGAAAGCGCCAAAAATCTCCTTCCCTACACGTGGGCAAGCTGTTTTGAAAACAGTCACCATTTTTCTCTAGCAATAAGGTAAAGTGCACAAAAATCTATCCACCTGGGTTGAAGGAGATAATGTGgaatttctctacttttttttttttttaattcactagGGTTCTCTTCCCACTTTTACCTTTAGAGCCCCACACCACAATCCCAGGAACTGTTGGGCTGAGGGAACTTTTTTAGAAACTGGCCCATCAGCTTTCCCTAGGGGCAGTGGCAACGGGAAagcgggggaggggaggagctggGCACGTGGCTGGCCCGAGCAGCGAGACCCCGGCTGGGGGCAGTGGGTCCTCCCTTCGGTGGAGTTTTTTCCCCCACGGCCCCTGCCTTTTAACCCCACACCCAGGCAGCTCAGGAATCCCGGCGCAGATTGGAGAACTAGGACTAGGACAGCGCTACCCTCGCGAAAGCACCTCGGCCAACAGCCTGATGGCAAATATGGACTGAATCGTTGACATGGAAACCGGACTAAAGTCTCGCTAGCTCTCCCTCACAGGAGAGTTGTTATCGCCGTCCCCGACCTCACGGCACTTAGCAAACGCGGACTGGATTTGAGGCCTGGAGGATCAGGCGGAGTTTCTGGGCGTATTAACTCCAGCGGCAGAGCAGCCAAGGAAGGGGGCAGGGCTGCCAGGACAAACCGGCTGAAAATGGCAGAGGATGTGCTCCCATTTTATCCGGCTGCACAGCGTGCATGGATTGGGCCCGAGGACAAGGGAACAACCTATTAAAATCCAGAGAGTCAACTGCAAAATGTGGAACCAAGGCCTGGAGGGTTTGCTAGGAGAGGGAAACGTTTGCAGGGAAGACAGCCCTTCCTTTCTCGCAATTTGCTTCCCCTAAATGTCTGAAATACAAAactcaacaaacaaacagaagatcGGGCTTGGCTCCTTCCTCCACCCAATCCTTGTGGGAGAAGTCGTCTTAAGCCCAGGGACCCTAGCGAGGGTTTGCTTAGATTCCTAACTAAGGCGTGGAGAATCGCTGGAGCGTCAGGTTGTTGCCCCCACACGTTCCCGCCGCGGCACAGCAGCAGACACCCAGCAGAGCTCTCTCGAGTGCGAACTGGAGCTGCGAGTTTGAGCAAAAGGGCAACTATGTCAGTTGACGGAAGCCAGAAGCAGAGTTCAAAGCCTGGCGTGGATTTCCGTCTGGAGCTGTCTGTTCTTAAAGTTTGTAACTCCGTGTTAAGAAACAGCCCCAGCGGAGGCTTTGGGATCGGTGTGAAAGTCTAGCACTACCATCTGACAGCGAGCTGCAAAACTTTGGGCTGCATATTAAGCGAGGAAAGTGGATTGAAGCGAGAGTCAAGGCAATTCATTATGTTACCGGCTCCCATACGGGAGCTGTAAAATACGAACTGGATCCACACACGGAGAAAAATGGAATGAACTCGGAATGGCATTCAACAGCTCTTCGCGGTAAAACTGTGACTGCCAAGGACCTAGAATCCCAAAGGAGCAAACCAGGAGGCCTCAAACTTGGTGGGCACACAATAAATGCTTTTCTAGATCTTTTCCCCACTCATCTCAAACTCTTAAGCAATTTGGGGTCATTTATATTTCAGAATAAGGAacacattttgagaaatgttgaTTTCTGAATGAGACTTTTTTCCCCAAAGTAGCTGTGAAAAAAAGAGCCTCAGGCATAAGTCAACCAGCTTATTTTGTctcaatataaattaaaaattaccctcaccaccacctccaccaaaactaaaataaaaaataaaataagtaaaagtccaggctggtctggctTGTGGCAGgtttcaaacaaaaataacaccCAGGGCCAGTTTAATATGAGGAAAAAGATACCAAGGCGTTCATATTCTTCTAAGTACAGCCTCACTCACCAGTCTCACTGGTGAGCTTGCTGACCAGTGAGCTTATTTTTGTGGAAAAGACTGAGTAAAGCTActactaatattttttaaaaaaacaaaaaacaaaaaaacgggaCTGGGGTTTCATAAAACCACTGGGCAGATCAGGAAATTTGGATTTCTTGTTTCTGCTGAGCTCATTGAAGATTTGTATTCACCAACTAATACAAAAAATACTGTATGAAAAACCTACCTAAAGcttgagccgggcgtggtggcgcacgcctgtaatcccagcactttgggaggctgaggcaggcagatcacgaggtcaggagatcgagaccatccttgctaacacggtgaaaccccgtttctactgaaaatacaaaaaattagctggacgtggtggcacccgcctgtaatcccagccactcgggaggctaaagcaggagaatcagttgaacccaggaggcggaggttgcagtgagctgagatgtcgccactgcactccagcctgggcaacaaagggagactccgtctcaaaaaacaaaaaacaaaacaaaacaaaaaaaagcttgaTAGCCTCTTCATAGTCAATCAAAAGAGAAACTTAACAATTTTGTGCTTGGTACTTATTACACTAAGCTGTTTTTAGATCTGGAAGGCTAAGCACCAACAATATTACCAAGGTAAGGTCACCAATCTTAGCACAGAAGGCTATTGCCCAGGAACAGGAAAAGTCTGTTATCTAGGACTTCCCATGTTAAACCAATGTAggctgcttttgttttgttttgttctttaaaaccaaCCTAGGGAAATTTCACACATATAAAATGATTAAAGGGAAGTTTTTGAGAGTTGACaagaaaatcagaaggaaaaatcAAACACTGTATTCTAGGTGGAGATTTCTTTCAGCCCTTGCCTGCATAAAGCTTTCTTACACTGCCATTTTACTGAGTTAGGAAAAAGAGTCAGTGGGGAAGTTTCTCACAGCAACTCTGGAATGGATCTGGAACGGAGTCTTTTGTTCCAACACAAGTTCTGTAGAAGAgttggaaagagaaggaaaaaacagCGTAAGCACAGACAAAATGGAGGGAGGCAGGCATGCACTCCTATGAAATAGGATAGGTGGCTAAAAAAGCAAATGTGCTGTCTGTTCTCTGCAAAGCAACCACCTCAAGAGAATCCTCCAGCATGATGATACTGGGTGTTTTTGTATAAGAATCaaagaaaatccaaagaaatCTATTAGGTATAAGACAGGAATTGAGTGGCCCCTAATGAAAAACATTCTGACTAGTTTTAATAGGGTTTAAACCCATCTATCCCTACAGAAAATGCCTATTCCTAAAGATAAAATGGACCAAACAAAAAAGTCAGGCGTGGGAGTGACTACTATAGTCATAGTAGCAGTGTGGCACTCCACTCCAGTGAAATGCGGAACTTACCAATGACACCAAGGGAAAGCTGCCAGGAAAAATCAGACTGAGTTTTGGCACTTTTCCACATTATCACTTTCTTCCCTGAAATTTAACAATATTGAAACTGGATTCAGAAGTCACCagagggggtgggggtagggaccAGTAGGTTGGTTCTTATTGGCCTACTCCTCCAAAGAGACTACTAGAGACCTGTATAGAAGTGTGTTGTTGCTCTTCTAGTCTTGCTGTGGGAGGGAGAGAACAGGAGACAATGGAGGAAATAATCCAGCACACTTCATCAAGCCTATCCAACAAGCCATTTAAAAACAacacgggaggccgaggctggcagatcacttgaggtcaggagttcgagaccagcctggccaacatagtgaaacaccgtctctactaaaagcacaaaaattagctgcgcatggtggcaggcacctataatcccagctactcaggaggctgaggcaggagaaaatcgcttgaactcaggaggcagaggttgcagtgagccgagactgtgccactgcactccagcctgggcaacagaatgagactccgtctccaaaaaaaaaaaaaaaaaaaagcacggaaacacacacacacctctaccACAATGTGTATTCATTAATATAACTCATCCGCAAACTACACTCAAGAGCACACAGTGTTGTGCAACATTAGGCACTATTTTTGCCCCAAACACCAAAACCAGGATGGAGATTACACATTTTTACTAGTCCCTTTCGACTTCAGAACAAAGCCCAAGAGCTCATTGAAGTATTTTTCTCCTAATCACTCACAGCTACTTAAAAATATGGATACtctaattagctgggcgtggtggcggccgcctgtagtcctagctactcaggaggctgaggctggagaatggcgtgaacccgggaggcagagcttgcagtgagccgagatcacgccgctgcactcgagcctgggtgacagagcgagactccgtctcaaaaaattaaataaataaataaataaataaaatatggataCTCTGTCGAACAAAAACCTGAGTTTGTGGCTAACATGTTTGCTCCTTTAGCCCAGATAAAGTTGGAAGTCCAAAGGGTTTAGAAAAGAGGGATTCTAGTTGACTCCACCACACCTACCTTCCAGTTCTTTATGAAGTAGTAGCCAGTGTTTCCAAGGTAGAATCAAGGAGAGTGGAGGTACCACACAACCTTCggaaagaaaatattctctagGAAAAAGCTTCAAGGTGAAGGAGGTTGCGACCTGATTGGCTACTGAGGGTTTTTAGGAGTCCATCATTATTAGTACAATTTGTCACTGATTGTAGAGAGGGTCGACAGAAACCATTTTATAAGCTTAACCAAGTAATGTAGACCAAGACCGCAGTCTCTACCCTAAATACTCACCTTTCATGATGAAGCAACTTTACCCTATGCACTTGTTCATCCTCAGCAATCCTTGAGTTGCACATGCTCTTCTGACCCACTTTCCACCAAAATCGGTCTTCTCCTAAGGCTTAGAAATTTTTGTGAGCCTGTTATTCTTTCAACTAGAAATTAACAGTATGATGATTGCTAATAATAACCATTCCAAAGctgtattttaaaacttcattaaGTACCTTGTTCCTTGATTTAACTACCTCCTGGAATACTTATTAATGCTATAGAAATTACATTTAGCGTGGGGcactgtggcttacgcctgtaatctcagcacttcgggaggccaaggcgggcagatcacctgaggtcaggagtttgagaccagctcagtcaacatggtgaagccctgtctactaaaaatggaaaaattagctgggcgtggtggcgggtgcctgtaatcccagctgcttgggaggctgaggcaggagaattgcttgaacccaggaggcagaggttgcagtgagctgagatagtgccactgcacccaagggcaagactctgtcttgggtggggggtgggggggagggaatTACATTTAGCTACTACTTGgcagtagaattttattttactttattttatttattttttgagacagggtctcactctgttgcccaggctggagttcagtggtgtgaccatggcttactgcagccttgacctccctggactCAGAtggttttcctgcttcagcctccctaatagctgggactacaggcatgcgccaccacacccaggtaatttttaaaaattttttcgtagagacagggttcgccatattgcccaggctggtctgaattcctgggctcaaatgatcctcccacctcggcctcccaaagtgctgggattacaggcatgagccactgcacccaactggCAGTAGAAATTCCTGAAATTCCACAATAAAATTCATAGGAGAGCCCTGCAATAGCAGTAGTGCTAGGACTAAATGCAGTGTCAAACAGGAGCAGTCATGCTGTGCCATAACCGTTCACTGACATCACCTTTTGACTGCCTGTGAGTGATTCATATTCTCAGTGATCTGCTAATGTGAAGATTAATTAATTTAGTAGATTCTTCACCATTGCACACCGTGCTATAGGACCAAGTCTCCCCCTCACCTCcaccacatacatgcacacacatacacacaaacctcTGGCatcatatttttgtgtgtgatgccaaaatatgagaaatatttaACAGGAACAACAggagaaacattttctttttttcttttttctttttttttttgaaatggagtttcactcttgttgcccaggctggagtgcaatggcccgatcttggaTCAcgacaacctccacttcccaggttcaagcaattctcctgcctcagcctcccaagtagctgggattacaggcatgcgccaccccaccaggctaatttttgtatttttagtagagacgggggtttctccatgttggtcaggctggtctcgaactcccaacctcaggtaatccacccgccttggccttccaaagtgctgggattacaggcatgagccaccgtgcccgacccagGAGAAACATTTTCTAAACAACTAAAAATATGCAGGGGACCTGGATAATAAGGgaggtttgttttctattttgtttaaggtttttacttctgtatttttaacCCTAGAAAACACacactctcgctctctctctaaatatatacatatatgtatactttttttttagggATCAGAGACGCTGGCCAGGATTAAGGTTATACCAAACGTATTCCACACTGCCATTTTCCAAACTAAATGAAATAGCAAAAATGTGGAGAAGGAATTTACAGGAACGGAGTACTACAAAGACAGATGAAAACTCTACAGAGGTGTTCTTCTTGGAAGTGAGTGGGAGTAGGAGATGAGGAAAGGAAAGTTAAAGGCTTATGCCCTACTCAGTATTCAAAGCAAGGAGCATATAGTTTGAGAGCTAGCTCTACTTTTGAGACAAATGTCTAGACTTTCATTCTAAGTCAGGTTTCCAAATGGCTGTATCCATTCATAAACTGTAATAACCAGGATTTCAAATAGACTCACAAAATCCAGTTATAAGGACTATGTCTGCTTAGAAGCATCAGAGCAGAGGGTCCCCTCCAGTAGAATAGCCATCTCTTCACTGTGATATTTTGAAACCAGTTTGCCATTTTCCACTTTTTGGTTTGGGATGTCAATCCTTTCATTCAGTTTACTATAAATGGGAGATCCTTTTATAATTACTCTCCTATGATATACAACATTGAGTATACACTACTGTTGTACCTCCCATAAAGTACATTATAAGCTGATATctacttaaaaggaaaaacataccTCCAAAATAGTACAAGCCTGTTGGATTCAATATTTGTTTATAAGTTCCTAGCACTCAGATCAAGATCCCTCATTTTGTCAGGTACagtggctactcgggaggctgaggtgggagtatttcCTGGGGCCTGGAATCCAAGGCTACAGTTCGCTataattgtgcctgtgaatagctacCACACTCCTGGGCAACACATGGAGAtgtcatctttaaaaacaaaaacaggccaggcccggtggctcacacctgtaatcccagcattttgggaggctgaggcgggatgatcacttgatgtcaggagttcaagactagcctggccaacatggtgaacccccgtctctactaaaaatacaaaaattagctgggcttggtggcaggcacctgtaatcccagctatttgggaggctgaggcatgagaattgttggaacccgggaggaggaggttgcagtgaggcaagatcgcaccactgcactccagccagggtgacacagcaagactcagtctgaaaacaacaaaacaaaacaaaacaaaaccctcattTTCCAAGAAAGCCCAtgaacaaagagaagaaaaacaaggaaaaactgAAGACATGGCAACTCCTATTTTATGGGACCTTAAAGAGGTTTTGGTGAGTACAAGGAAAataatgaggttttttttgtactttgaggTCACTGGTATAATTATCAAAGGTATTAATATCAACATTATTACTACTCTGATACTCAGGTTCACAcattagtcatttttttcttgtagaggatAAGATAATTAAAGTAACTTATCCTTTTCTTCtgctcttccctttccttctcgctcttctcttttttgtttttctttttctttttttgagagggagttttgctccgtcgcccaggctggagtgcagtggcgcgatctcggctcactgcaacctccaccatgcccggctaatttttgtatttttagtagagatggggtttcaccatgttggccaggctgctctcaaactcctgacctcgtgatccgcctgccttagcctcccaaagttctgggattacaggcatgagccactgcactgggactttttcctttttttttgtctcagGGTCACTTAGGCTCTCACACTGGGTGATTATACTTGGACTAAATAGCACAAAAATGTACACAATGTACAATTTATACCACACTGTATGCTCTCAAACTCAGGCTCCTGTACATAACAGTGCTCATGCCAAGGATTCCTGCATGGTTTTGAAATCCAGTGCTCCTAAGGCAGCTATGTGGAATCATAAGATATTTGTTCTACCGATTCAGCTAAGTCTGGGTTTAGAATGGTCCTTGGTCTTTGTAGCAAGAGAAACATCTGTCCACCAAAATGAATGGCTAAGATGCGCCAaatcaaataatttctttaattgGACAGATGAGAAAGGAAAGAGCAAGCCCCACTTAAAGTCCATTTCATTGGAACTCCCCAACAGAATCCTGGTGCTAGGTGAGGAAACAGAATAAAGTCTTCCAATGAGGAAACAGAATAAAGTCTTCCAATCTTTCAATCCTTGCTACTGAAAGACTAGAATTTGATCTTTAGATCAGTGTTTGGTGAGTTTCAAAATTAGTGACCTGGGAAGTCCCAGACCGGCAACCAGCACTTCCTCACTCCATGAAAGTGTGGCTGTCCCTTTCAGCTAGTTCGTTCCTTCAGTTCAGCCTTTTTGAGTGCCTCACCTAGCAGCGACACAAAGTAGAACAGTTAcctgaagaaattttaaatattcaaagctGCATTGACTATGTAGaccccttgttttatttttcaagtttgaAAATATGTGTTCAACAgaattctctatttaaaaaaaaaaaaagattttagggcaggcgcagtggctcatgcctgtaatcccagcacttgggaggccgaggtgggaggatcacgtgaggtcaggagttcaagaccagcctggccaacacggcaaaacccatctctcccaaaaatacaaaaattagccgggcgtggtgtcatgtgcctgtagtcccagctacttgggaggctgaggcaggagaatcacttgaactcgggaggtgggagttgcagtgagccaagattgcgcctctgccctccagcctgggtgatagagagggactctatctcaaaaaaaaaaaaaaaaaaagtttttaaaaaatggcatctccaaactcaattttctttttatttctttttttttctttttcttttttttttaaaattgacatggggtctcactctgtcacctaggctggagtgcagtggcatgatctcagctcactgaaggctctacctcctgggctcagcaaccctcccacctcagcctcctagtagctgggactacaagtgtacaccactacacctggctaacttttgtatttttgctggagatgggtttttgccatgttgccctggctggcctcgaactcctgggctcaagagacccgcccgcctgagcctcc is a window encoding:
- the LOC129533879 gene encoding translation initiation factor IF-2, producing the protein MIPAVSSAERPGPVFVFSPPPTPPRGRVPRAALPTRPGGPRGAPLLRCARSSPPRPAGSGSGLAAAEEEEAAAAEAPAAQLLPALEGAGGGGPGTGGLEGARHQPGRREPESERGPSPAPCLPSPAAAWVEVAARQRAGEQAVGRTERLERPTLLRVPLTPTRGSALPFYPAPSRPPGKPGVESGAGAGRGTDSLPSPHKGGGERTSRGGGRPSAAFARQRRRRRLRRKPGPEPAHLWSLRRLPPGVPIQVCPLPAVPRGAGSVNFTRGCKIGQSLRPRPPRPSPDPLAAGPVRWLLLSTSTALFVFKAFYGPR